One window of the Mycobacterium sp. SVM_VP21 genome contains the following:
- a CDS encoding Ig-like domain-containing protein encodes MSGWKLAQFGAWLGAAGLAASLTLGCGSALADPPQQPGDPAAADAGPADPPVPPPPPEFPQFPPPPPELPPPPPPGEPPAFPPPPELAPGLPAAPEGVPPGPDPQAVPAGSADPAVPGQPGAVPAAAAGPVVGQNPEPFTGTAPFLPPSFNPVNGSMVGVAKPIIIDFQRPIADKAMAEQAIHISSNPPVSGKFYWMTPSQVRWRPLSFWPAHTVVNIDAGGTKSSFRTGDSLVATADDKTHQMTITRDGKVEKTFPMSMGMSAGGHETPNGTYYVLEKFPTVVMDSSTYGVPVNSSWGYKLTVQDAVRIDNSGGFVHSAPWSVADQGKRNVSHGCINLSPANAKWFYDNFGSGDPVVVKNSVGTYTKNDGSQDWQM; translated from the coding sequence ATGTCGGGATGGAAGCTCGCGCAGTTCGGCGCGTGGCTCGGCGCGGCTGGCTTGGCCGCGAGTCTCACGCTCGGTTGCGGATCAGCCCTGGCTGATCCGCCGCAGCAGCCCGGCGACCCGGCCGCAGCGGACGCCGGCCCGGCCGACCCGCCCGTGCCGCCGCCCCCGCCGGAGTTCCCGCAGTTCCCGCCGCCTCCCCCGGAGCTGCCCCCTCCGCCGCCGCCGGGCGAGCCGCCGGCGTTCCCGCCACCGCCCGAGCTCGCGCCCGGGTTACCCGCCGCGCCCGAGGGCGTCCCCCCGGGCCCGGACCCGCAGGCAGTTCCGGCGGGGTCGGCAGACCCCGCAGTCCCGGGACAGCCCGGTGCGGTGCCGGCCGCCGCCGCCGGACCGGTTGTGGGACAGAACCCGGAGCCGTTCACGGGCACGGCGCCGTTCCTGCCGCCGTCGTTCAACCCCGTCAACGGCTCGATGGTGGGTGTCGCCAAGCCGATCATCATTGACTTCCAGCGGCCGATCGCCGACAAGGCAATGGCCGAGCAGGCGATCCACATCTCCTCGAACCCGCCGGTGTCCGGCAAGTTCTACTGGATGACGCCTAGCCAGGTGCGGTGGCGTCCGCTGAGCTTCTGGCCCGCCCACACCGTCGTCAACATAGACGCAGGCGGCACCAAGTCGAGCTTCCGTACCGGTGACTCGCTGGTGGCCACTGCCGATGACAAGACACACCAGATGACGATCACCCGAGACGGCAAGGTGGAGAAGACCTTCCCGATGTCGATGGGGATGAGCGCTGGTGGGCACGAGACCCCCAACGGCACCTACTACGTGCTGGAGAAGTTCCCCACGGTGGTGATGGACTCCTCTACCTACGGCGTTCCAGTGAACTCCAGTTGGGGATACAAGCTCACCGTGCAGGATGCGGTCCGGATCGACAACAGCGGCGGCTTTGTGCACAGCGCGCCGTGGTCAGTGGCCGATCAGGGCAAGCGCAACGTCAGCCACGGCTGCATCAACCTCAGCCCGGCCAACGCCAAGTGGTTCTACGACAACTTCGGCAGCGGCGATCCCGTCGTGGTGAAGAACTCCGTCGGTACCTACACCAAGAACGACGGTTCCCAAGACTGGCAGATGTAA